The Candidatus Saccharibacteria bacterium oral taxon 488 genome has a segment encoding these proteins:
- the atpD gene encoding F0F1 ATP synthase subunit beta, translating to MSKILGKIIQIVGVVVDVEFPRDVKLPAIYDALHVKNGKETLVLEVAQHLDEHTVRTIALSSTDGLARGAEVVATGAPISVPVGAETQGRMFNVVGEAIDEKPQPKGKTAPIHRPAPDLSEQSNKTEILETGIKVVDLIAPLAKGGKAGLFAGAGVGKTVLITELINNIAKFHSGNSVFAGVGERTREGNDLYYEMEEAGVLDKTSLVFGQMNEPPGARLRVALSGLAMAEAFRDEGKDVLLFIDNIYRYTQAGAEVSALLGRLPSAVGYQPNLQQEMGALQERITSTKKGSITSVQAVYVPADDLTDPAPATTFAHLDATIVMNRALTEIGIYPAVDVLDSSSNSLDPEIVGEEHYRVAREVQRVLQQYKELQDIIAILGMEELSDDQKQIVARARRIQRFLAQPFHVAEKFTGNPGVYVKLEDTIRDAADILAGKYDDKPESWFYMVQGTLSDQVARDAESAKQPEVKKD from the coding sequence ATGAGTAAAATACTAGGAAAAATTATTCAAATCGTTGGCGTGGTGGTCGATGTGGAGTTTCCGCGCGACGTTAAATTACCGGCAATTTATGACGCGTTGCATGTCAAGAATGGTAAAGAGACGTTGGTTTTGGAGGTAGCGCAGCACCTTGATGAGCACACGGTGCGAACGATTGCCTTGTCGTCGACTGACGGCTTGGCTCGCGGTGCGGAAGTGGTGGCGACCGGTGCGCCGATTTCTGTGCCGGTGGGCGCCGAGACTCAGGGGCGCATGTTCAACGTGGTTGGTGAAGCGATTGACGAAAAGCCACAACCAAAGGGCAAAACCGCGCCGATTCACCGCCCTGCTCCGGATCTGAGCGAGCAATCGAACAAGACGGAGATTTTGGAAACTGGTATCAAGGTTGTTGACCTGATCGCGCCGCTGGCCAAAGGTGGTAAAGCCGGCCTGTTCGCCGGTGCTGGTGTCGGTAAAACCGTCCTGATCACCGAGTTGATCAACAACATTGCCAAGTTCCATTCTGGTAACTCGGTATTTGCTGGTGTTGGTGAGCGTACCCGCGAAGGAAATGACCTCTACTATGAGATGGAAGAAGCTGGCGTGCTGGACAAAACGTCGCTGGTGTTTGGTCAGATGAATGAGCCGCCTGGAGCACGTCTACGCGTGGCATTGTCGGGTTTGGCGATGGCTGAAGCCTTCCGTGACGAAGGTAAGGACGTGCTGCTGTTTATCGATAATATTTACCGCTACACCCAGGCTGGTGCTGAGGTGTCGGCACTGCTTGGTCGTCTGCCAAGCGCCGTGGGATATCAGCCAAACTTGCAGCAGGAAATGGGTGCTCTCCAGGAGCGCATCACCTCGACGAAAAAGGGTTCGATTACCTCTGTTCAGGCGGTGTATGTGCCAGCCGATGACTTGACCGACCCAGCGCCGGCCACGACCTTCGCCCACCTGGACGCGACCATCGTGATGAACCGTGCCTTGACGGAAATTGGTATCTATCCGGCTGTGGATGTGCTAGATTCGAGCTCTAATTCACTGGATCCAGAAATCGTTGGTGAGGAGCACTACCGCGTGGCGCGCGAAGTGCAGCGAGTATTGCAGCAGTACAAGGAACTACAGGATATCATCGCCATCCTCGGTATGGAAGAATTGTCAGACGACCAGAAGCAAATCGTCGCTCGGGCTCGCCGTATCCAGCGCTTCCTGGCGCAGCCGTTCCACGTGGCCGAGAAATTTACCGGCAACCCTGGCGTGTACGTCAAGTTGGAAGACACCATTCGCGACGCGGCCGACATCTTGGCTGGTAAATACGATGACAAGCCAGAAAGCTGGTTCTACATGGTGCAAGGCACGTTGAGCGACCAAGTAGCTCGCGACGCCGAAAGTGCAAAGCAACCAGAGGTGAAGAAGGACTAG
- the atpC gene encoding ATP synthase F1 subunit epsilon codes for MNLKLVTLGGVKLEEAIYSVTIPTIDGEISVLPSHEPLVTVAKDGVITVRRRQEDPDNQLEYFAISGGVVKIDYSSVQILVDEADHGDDIIEAETQAALERAIKARDEAGDQVEREKAKQLIDRHMVRLKVADLHRRKRRR; via the coding sequence ATGAATTTGAAGCTGGTAACGCTCGGTGGTGTCAAACTGGAAGAAGCGATCTATTCGGTGACCATTCCGACGATTGATGGCGAAATTTCGGTGCTGCCGAGTCACGAGCCGCTGGTGACGGTGGCCAAGGACGGCGTGATTACCGTGCGCCGGCGCCAAGAAGACCCCGACAATCAGTTGGAGTATTTCGCGATCTCCGGCGGCGTGGTGAAAATTGATTATTCATCGGTGCAGATCCTGGTGGACGAGGCTGACCATGGCGACGACATCATCGAGGCGGAAACTCAGGCGGCCCTAGAGCGCGCCATCAAAGCCCGCGACGAAGCCGGTGACCAAGTCGAGCGCGAGAAAGCCAAACAGCTCATCGACCGGCACATGGTGCGGCTCAAGGTTGCAGATTTGCATCGGCGTAAGCGACGACGCTAG